Within Caproicibacterium argilliputei, the genomic segment TATCATTCCATTGAGCAGGCGGCAAAACGGAAACCGGTAGCGGGTAAACGCCCATGCCAGCAGCGTTCCCATAACCGCATTCACAGCAGCCGCAGCCGCGGAGCAAGTCAGGCTTACCCGATACGCGGCGACTGTTTTTGCATCAGTAACCGCCTGCCAAAAAGCAGAAAAAGAGCAGCCGGAAAGATACACAACGATGGAAAATAGGGGAATCAATACAACCAGACTCAGCATGGAAACGGTAATCCCCATGGAAAGGCCGAATCCCGGAATCACCCGGTTTTGAGCTGCTTTTTTGAACGCTGGCATGATTTTTCCTCCTCAAAATGATGGTTCGGCAGTGCGGTTACTTCTCATAAATTTGATCGAAGACAGCGCCATCCGCAAAGAATTTTTGATCTGCCTTGCTCCAGCCTCCGAACGCATCCGCAATGGTTACCAGCTGAACCTTTAAATCAAAGTTCCGGCGAAACTCCTGCAGGATCTTTTTGTTTGTCGGCCGATAGCCGTTTTGAGCTTCCAACCGCTGTGCTTCATCCGAATACAGATATTGCAGATACGCTTTTGCCACTTTCTCGGTGCCGTGCTTCTTGGCGTATGTATGCACAACCGCCACCGACGGCTGTGCCAAAATGCTGACAGACGGCGTCACCACTTCAAACGCGCCCGGATGCTCGCGCATGGCAAGGAAAGCCTCATTTTCCCAGGTCAGCAGAACATCCCCCTGTCCGTTTTCCACAAAGGTCGCAGCCGCCCCGCGGGAGCCGGAATCCAGCACGGAAACGTTTCTGTACAAAGCTTTCATGAACGCCAGATCCTTGGATTCCTCTCCGCCGTACAGCCGGTCCGCATATGCCCAGGCAGCCAGAAAATTCCACTTGGCTCCTCCTGAACTTTTCGGGTTCGGCGTAATGACCTGCCTGCCGGATTTGACCACGTCATTCCAGTCTTTGATGTTTTTGGGGTTTCCCTTACGAACCAAAAACACAATGGTGGAGGTATAAGGCGCACTGTCACTGGGCAGCTGATGAATCCACCCATCCGCCGTCAAACCGGCTTTCTGCAGTTCATCCACGTCACTTTCCAGCGCCAGCGTTACAACGTCTGCCTCATTCCCCGCCAGAACGGAGCGCGCCTGCTTTCCTGAACCGCCGTGTGACTGGGTAACCTCCACGTTTTGCCCTGTCTTTTTCGCCCAGTAGGTTTGGAACAGCGCATTGTACTCTTCATAAAATTCTCGTGTCGCATCGTAAGAAACATTCACGATGGAAACCGCTGCGGAACCGCTTAAGGATGCCTGCTGCGCGCGGCTGCCGCAGCCGGCAAAAAGGTTCAGCAGTCCTGCCGCCAACAGCCCGCACGCAATGGTTCTGGTATGGAGCAGCTTTCGATTGCCCACGGTCAAATCCCCCCAGTGTCACTTTTTCTGCACAAGGCGTTTCTCCTAAACCGTTTCAGTCGGAACGCCAGCCAATTTAATCATATATGTTATATAAGACTTATATGAAATATAGTATATGTTTTCAGACAACACTTTGCAATTGAAAATTAGGAAAACGTTTGCTGTCTGCAAAAGTGTGCTCCTTCCGTGCTAGGAGCATCCGGCACTCGTTTATACCGCAAAGCGCGTACAGGTGAAAATCTCCTGTACGCGCTTTGCATTTGCAATCTGAATTGTCCTGCAAGCAATACGGCTGTGCTATTCTGCACTCCCTTTTCCTGTTTACCGGCGGCAGCTGTTGACAACATACACTTTCTTATCATTACATATGTTATATAACTGTTGTAATAATAGAAAGGAGGGTCCTTATGCCCAAACTAAAAATCAATGCCAGAAACATTGCTAAAAGAATGAATTGTTCGGTACAACCGATTTACAGCTGCTTCGGCAGTATGCAAGGATTGACGCAGCAGTTGTTTTTGCATGGGAAAAGTATCTTGACCGCTATGTGGATGCCCATGCAGACCGAAGGAAATACTTTGCGTCCATCGAGAACTGCCATATCAGCTTTGCGCGGGACGAAAAGTTTTTGTTTTGCTTCCTTTTCCAATCTCCTTACCTCAAAGCCAGCAGTATCGAAGACTTCTACCGGATGTATGCAAGAACAGACGTTACACAGGATATCTCAGCGACACTCGGCCTTTCCACATCGGATGCAGAAAAACTGTATACCCATATGATGCTCTACACCCATGGCATTGCCTGCATAATTGCGGCAGATGCTGTATATTTTTCTCGTGAAATTGTTTCCGCGAAAATCCAATTTGCATATGCATCTTTTCTGCAAAGAATCAAGGAGGGAAACCATGCGACTACTTGTTCATGACTTAACAAAGGAACAGCTTTAAAAGATTTTGCTACCCCGTACCGAGATGCGGGTAATCGGAGATGACCGTACCATACACCATTGCACCGGTTGCTTTGGGTGCTGGATCAAAACCCCGGCGCAGTGCGTGATTCGCGACAAGTATGGCGATATGGGGACTTTCCCAATGTGACGAACTGATTCTCATCAGCAAGTGCTGTTATGGCGGGTTCAGCCCGTTTGTGAAAAACGTCTTAGACCGGAGCATCCCCTACATCCATCCCGTCAAAAAGAAAGGCATCTGTGCAGTCTGACTGTACAAATGCCTTTCTTGAATCGATTGTATCGAACCAAAACCAAAAACAGAAAAGAGGAACCCTTCAGACCCTACAGGCGAATAAAGGTGCCGTACAAAACCGTTGACAGAGCAGATGCATTTAGGAATTTTGCTCCGGAACGTCCTGCAAAATCCGCACATCCCAAGCCGCCAAAGGGACCGTTTCCCCACGGCAAAACACCTGATTGGTCAGCAAATCTTTTACCCGTGGGTAAGCGCAGCACCACTGTCGACTTTGCCTGCTGTAATGCAGCAAATAGTGCCAGCGCTCTCCTCCTGCTGTGCTGCCGCTGCGCAGAATAACCGGAAAAGAAGTCTGCGGAATTTCCGCTGTCAGACCTGCATCCTCTGCTGCTTGCGCAAAGACTGACTTTAAAAGTTTTTCTGTTGTATGACAGCCGATATAATAAGCTGTCCCCGTTCCGTATTTGGCCCGTGTAATGCCTGCGTAAGCACCCCACACCGGATGTGTGTACTGCGCCACTGTTTCCGCGCTGTCCGGTACCAAAAGCTCCATCCAGTCTAAAACCGGCTCCCCCTGCAGGGTCACGTTGTGCGGCAGCGTATACTGGCAGTAGTGCATTCCAAAACAGCGCGCCAAACGGTGCGGCGGTGTATCCGCCCAAACCGAAAGCTGCTCGTCCGCCACAAAGGAACGAAACGAGCTGACCAGAACTCCACCCGCATTTACAAACTGGTCTAATTTTTCAAGCGTTTCTTCACTGGCGCAATACAGCGCCGGCACCACCAGCATGTGATAGCGGCTGAAATCCAGTCCGTGTATATCCACAACATCACATTCCATGTTCTCTGTGTACAAAGCATCATACATCCAGCGAACCACATCGTTATAGGAAAGT encodes:
- a CDS encoding sulfate ABC transporter substrate-binding protein; its protein translation is MGNRKLLHTRTIACGLLAAGLLNLFAGCGSRAQQASLSGSAAVSIVNVSYDATREFYEEYNALFQTYWAKKTGQNVEVTQSHGGSGKQARSVLAGNEADVVTLALESDVDELQKAGLTADGWIHQLPSDSAPYTSTIVFLVRKGNPKNIKDWNDVVKSGRQVITPNPKSSGGAKWNFLAAWAYADRLYGGEESKDLAFMKALYRNVSVLDSGSRGAAATFVENGQGDVLLTWENEAFLAMREHPGAFEVVTPSVSILAQPSVAVVHTYAKKHGTEKVAKAYLQYLYSDEAQRLEAQNGYRPTNKKILQEFRRNFDLKVQLVTIADAFGGWSKADQKFFADGAVFDQIYEK